The following are encoded in a window of Candidatus Microthrix parvicella Bio17-1 genomic DNA:
- a CDS encoding D-2-hydroxyacid dehydrogenase, with protein sequence MNESTDGLVVAVSVSERIPAMERRIMAAHPGVELIWTPYVEPLEVRSSKARNGGVDPEGMETPEITGELREAWARTQVLVGLDLPADAAELFPRLELFQLASAGYDKCDLATLRVMGVRLATSSGLAAPSIAEFVMGRLLAEWKHFRTLDAQQHAHVWTQQLGAEVAGRTLGIVGLGSLGRAIARRAKAFDMMVLATRASAQPGDTDPDVDELHPASTLDELLPRCDAVVATLPANESTFDMFDASRFGAMAEGAVFVNVSRGSLVVEPDLVESLRSGHLRAAVLDVTRVEPLPADDPLWDAPNLYLSPHTSTSLDRYADNLVDLAADNLNRFVEGQPLRNEVDLAGR encoded by the coding sequence ATGAACGAATCCACCGATGGCCTGGTCGTCGCCGTTTCCGTGTCCGAGCGCATTCCGGCCATGGAGCGGCGCATCATGGCCGCCCACCCCGGGGTGGAGCTGATTTGGACGCCGTATGTCGAGCCGCTGGAGGTGCGTTCGTCCAAGGCCCGCAACGGCGGTGTCGACCCTGAAGGGATGGAGACGCCCGAGATCACCGGCGAGTTGCGCGAGGCGTGGGCACGGACGCAGGTGCTGGTCGGACTCGACCTTCCCGCCGATGCGGCCGAGCTGTTTCCCCGGCTGGAGCTGTTTCAGCTGGCCTCGGCGGGCTACGACAAGTGTGACCTGGCAACACTTCGGGTGATGGGCGTGCGCCTTGCGACGAGCAGCGGCCTGGCCGCGCCCAGCATTGCCGAGTTCGTCATGGGGCGGCTGCTGGCCGAGTGGAAACACTTCCGCACGCTCGACGCCCAGCAGCATGCCCACGTGTGGACCCAGCAGTTGGGGGCCGAGGTGGCGGGACGCACCCTGGGCATCGTCGGGCTGGGCTCCCTCGGGCGCGCGATCGCCCGCCGGGCCAAGGCGTTTGACATGATGGTGCTGGCCACCCGGGCCTCCGCTCAGCCGGGCGACACCGACCCCGACGTCGACGAATTGCACCCGGCATCGACGCTCGACGAACTGCTACCCCGCTGCGACGCGGTGGTTGCCACGCTGCCCGCCAACGAGTCCACCTTCGACATGTTCGACGCCTCACGGTTTGGGGCGATGGCCGAGGGCGCAGTCTTCGTCAACGTCAGCCGCGGCTCGCTCGTCGTCGAGCCGGACCTGGTGGAGTCGCTGCGTTCAGGCCACCTGCGTGCCGCTGTCCTCGATGTCACCCGGGTGGAGCCGCTGCCCGCCGACGACCCCTTGTGGGACGCACCCAACCTGTACCTGTCACCCCACACGTCGACCTCGCTCGACCGCTATGCCGACAACCTGGTGGACCTGGCCGCCGACAACCTGAACCGTTTCGTCGAGGGCCAACCGCTACGCAACGAGGTCGATCTTGCCGGCCGCTGA
- a CDS encoding aspartate aminotransferase family protein has protein sequence MYWNGTDTAANDRAHVFHSWSAQALINPVAIAGGEGSWIWDFDGNRYLDFSSQLMNVNLGHGHPTLVAAIQEAAGRLATIGPFHANADRSEAARLIADVAPDGMNKVFFTNGGADANENAIRMARLHTGRHKILSAHRSYHGATAGAITMTGDPRRWASEPSMPGVVRFFGPYPYRSSFHSESPEQECERALAHLEELVMFEGAHNVAAIIIEPVVGTNGILVPPDGYLVGMRELCDRHGIMMISDEVMAGFGRCGEWFAIQRWDVTPDLICFAKGVNSGYVPLGGVIMSDAIAATFDERVYPGGLTYSGHPLACASAVASIGVFREEGTLHAARTLGDDVIGPELEAMAERHPSVGEVRGLGAFWAIELVRDRATREMYVPYNAAGDAAKPMNDVVAAIKELGVWVFAHFNRIHITPPCNTSHDDVRNGLAAIDKALEVADAHIA, from the coding sequence CTGTATTGGAACGGCACCGACACCGCTGCAAATGACCGCGCTCACGTGTTCCATTCGTGGTCGGCTCAGGCCCTGATCAACCCGGTGGCCATCGCCGGTGGCGAAGGCAGCTGGATCTGGGACTTCGACGGCAACCGGTACCTCGACTTCAGCTCGCAACTGATGAACGTCAACCTGGGCCACGGCCACCCCACGCTGGTGGCGGCCATTCAGGAGGCGGCCGGACGCTTGGCGACGATCGGTCCGTTCCATGCCAACGCCGACCGCTCCGAGGCCGCCCGGCTGATCGCCGACGTCGCACCTGACGGTATGAACAAGGTGTTCTTCACCAACGGCGGTGCCGACGCCAACGAGAACGCCATCCGGATGGCCCGGCTGCACACCGGGCGACACAAGATCCTGTCCGCCCATCGCAGCTATCACGGCGCCACCGCCGGAGCGATCACGATGACGGGCGACCCGCGTCGTTGGGCATCGGAACCTTCAATGCCGGGAGTGGTGCGGTTCTTCGGGCCCTACCCGTATCGATCGTCGTTTCATTCCGAGAGCCCGGAGCAGGAATGCGAGCGGGCGCTGGCCCACCTCGAGGAACTGGTCATGTTCGAGGGCGCCCACAATGTGGCGGCCATCATCATCGAGCCTGTGGTGGGCACCAACGGCATCCTCGTACCGCCTGACGGTTACCTCGTCGGTATGCGCGAGCTGTGCGACCGCCACGGCATCATGATGATCTCCGACGAGGTCATGGCAGGTTTCGGCCGCTGCGGTGAATGGTTTGCCATCCAGCGATGGGACGTGACCCCCGACCTGATCTGCTTCGCCAAGGGTGTCAACTCCGGCTACGTGCCGCTGGGCGGTGTGATCATGTCCGATGCCATCGCAGCCACGTTCGACGAGCGGGTGTATCCCGGTGGTCTCACCTATTCCGGCCATCCGCTGGCCTGCGCATCAGCGGTGGCTTCGATCGGCGTTTTTCGGGAGGAGGGCACCTTGCATGCCGCCCGTACCCTTGGCGACGACGTGATCGGGCCCGAACTGGAGGCGATGGCCGAGCGCCACCCCTCGGTTGGGGAGGTGCGGGGCCTCGGTGCATTCTGGGCGATCGAGTTGGTGCGTGACCGTGCCACCCGGGAGATGTACGTGCCGTACAACGCTGCCGGCGACGCCGCCAAACCGATGAACGACGTGGTGGCGGCCATCAAGGAGCTGGGTGTGTGGGTGTTCGCCCATTTCAACCGCATACACATCACACCGCCGTGCAATACGAGCCACGACGACGTGCGCAACGGTTTGGCGGCGATCGACAAGGCCCTGGAAGTCGCCGACGCCCATATCGCCTGA
- a CDS encoding 1-acyl-sn-glycerol-3-phosphate acyltransferase — translation MKKTVARLALTLGRYKVVNRPPAEPVMLLIAAPHTSNWDFILMLCMAWASDLSPRWLGKREMFDGLLGPLFRRLGGVSVDRNNPGSLVDDLVAEARSTSSLALVIPVEGTRERGEYWKSGFYRIALDAEMPIVPSYLDGPTRTGGFGPTVIPSGDVSADMDRFRDFYADKRGVKPENKTTPRLREEDSAIA, via the coding sequence GTGAAGAAGACCGTCGCCCGCCTCGCCTTGACCCTCGGTCGCTACAAGGTCGTCAACCGTCCGCCAGCCGAACCGGTGATGTTGTTGATCGCCGCCCCCCACACATCCAACTGGGATTTCATCTTGATGCTGTGCATGGCGTGGGCCAGCGACCTGTCGCCCCGCTGGCTGGGCAAGCGCGAGATGTTTGATGGCTTGCTCGGTCCGCTGTTCCGTCGATTGGGTGGCGTGTCGGTGGATCGAAACAACCCTGGCAGCCTGGTTGATGACCTGGTGGCCGAGGCCCGCAGCACGTCCTCCCTTGCGCTCGTCATACCGGTGGAAGGCACTCGGGAGCGCGGCGAGTATTGGAAGTCGGGCTTCTACCGCATTGCGTTGGATGCCGAGATGCCGATCGTGCCCTCGTACCTCGACGGTCCCACCCGTACCGGCGGGTTTGGCCCGACCGTCATCCCGTCGGGCGACGTCTCGGCTGACATGGACAGGTTCAGGGACTTCTACGCCGACAAGCGTGGCGTCAAGCCGGAGAACAAGACCACTCCGCGCCTACGCGAAGAGGACTCGGCCATCGCCTGA
- a CDS encoding acyl-CoA thioesterase — translation MDTDIEFLGLTAGDGPGHFHFTVENHLARLDGLLYGGTAIAVSIATAEALTNRSPLWMTTQFIATAPANERISVHTEVLAPGRRTNQVRVTGTDAAGDIMFASLGATGHHKESGLAGTFDQAPTVSPPERSEPWPNPFVAVVRNAGIEADFSNFPTDLGFNAALDFREPTVEAHPDPGPGRMCVWARRRDQVAITPAIASYVADMVPLSVAHACGVMAGGISLDNTIRIGAFETTEWVLIDLRPHLAVGDYGHGTAHVWSESGALLATASQTSSMMRFSPTDFAAAKPSPGEG, via the coding sequence ATGGACACCGACATCGAGTTCCTTGGGCTCACTGCGGGTGACGGCCCCGGCCACTTTCACTTCACCGTCGAGAACCACCTGGCGCGCCTCGACGGCCTCCTCTACGGCGGCACGGCCATCGCCGTGTCCATCGCCACCGCCGAAGCTCTGACGAACCGCTCGCCGTTGTGGATGACCACACAGTTCATCGCCACGGCACCGGCAAACGAGCGGATCTCGGTCCACACCGAGGTGCTGGCCCCGGGTCGACGTACCAACCAGGTGCGCGTGACGGGCACCGATGCCGCAGGCGACATCATGTTCGCCTCGCTCGGCGCCACCGGCCACCACAAGGAGTCTGGACTCGCCGGCACGTTCGATCAGGCACCCACCGTCAGCCCACCCGAGCGCTCCGAACCCTGGCCCAACCCGTTTGTTGCCGTTGTGAGAAATGCCGGCATCGAAGCGGACTTCTCGAACTTCCCGACCGACCTCGGCTTCAATGCCGCACTCGACTTCCGAGAGCCCACCGTCGAAGCTCACCCCGATCCGGGTCCGGGCCGGATGTGTGTGTGGGCACGCCGCCGCGATCAGGTTGCGATCACCCCGGCGATTGCGTCGTACGTGGCCGACATGGTGCCGCTCTCAGTGGCCCACGCCTGCGGTGTCATGGCCGGTGGCATCAGCTTGGACAACACGATCCGCATCGGGGCCTTCGAGACAACCGAGTGGGTGCTCATCGACCTTCGACCACACCTGGCGGTGGGCGACTATGGCCACGGGACCGCGCACGTCTGGTCCGAGTCGGGAGCGCTGCTCGCCACGGCGAGCCAGACATCCTCGATGATGCGCTTCAGCCCAACTGATTTCGCTGCCGCCAAGCCTTCACCGGGAGAAGGCTGA
- a CDS encoding SDR family oxidoreductase, which yields MDLGISGRRAAVAASSGGLGLATAQALAADGVRVAICGRDQTRLDAAADSIRSGGGGGGGDVVGIRADVATMDGGRAFVEQAAKALGGIDILVANAGGPPAGGFAGTQTDEYAKAFELNALSTVGMCEAAVPAMRAARWGRVLAITSATVRQPTPKLMLSTMARAGATGFLKSLALEVAVDGVTVNSIQPGSHDTERLRSLYGGDLSRAAADVPMGHVGDADDFGRVAAFLCSESARFITGAAIPVDGGRWDGLQ from the coding sequence ATGGACCTGGGTATCAGCGGACGTCGGGCGGCGGTGGCGGCATCATCGGGCGGGTTGGGCCTCGCAACGGCACAGGCGCTGGCGGCCGACGGGGTGCGGGTGGCCATCTGCGGCCGCGACCAGACGCGACTCGACGCCGCGGCCGACTCGATCCGCAGCGGCGGCGGCGGCGGCGGCGGCGACGTCGTCGGCATCCGGGCAGACGTGGCCACGATGGACGGTGGCCGTGCGTTCGTCGAGCAGGCCGCCAAGGCGCTGGGGGGCATCGACATTCTGGTGGCCAACGCAGGGGGCCCACCCGCCGGCGGGTTCGCCGGTACCCAGACAGACGAGTACGCCAAGGCCTTCGAGTTGAACGCGCTCTCCACCGTTGGCATGTGCGAGGCGGCGGTGCCCGCCATGCGAGCAGCTCGATGGGGACGGGTGTTGGCCATCACCTCGGCAACCGTCCGTCAGCCCACCCCCAAGCTGATGTTGTCGACGATGGCGCGGGCCGGAGCCACCGGCTTCCTCAAGTCGTTGGCGTTGGAGGTGGCCGTCGACGGGGTGACCGTCAACTCGATCCAGCCGGGCTCGCACGACACCGAGCGGTTGCGCAGCCTCTACGGGGGAGACCTCAGCAGGGCCGCCGCAGACGTGCCGATGGGTCACGTGGGCGATGCCGACGACTTCGGTCGGGTGGCGGCGTTTCTGTGCTCGGAGTCGGCGCGTTTCATCACCGGTGCCGCCATACCGGTGGACGGCGGCCGTTGGGACGGCCTGCAATAA
- a CDS encoding cytochrome P450 codes for MTASMRLAQPEFWNRQLAERMAEMAEIRERGPFAHTSYINPLTAETESFYAATRYDEVVEISKRPKDFCSGKGAVSVPDMPEEALNFFGSFINMDDPRHARQRGIVARSFTPRQLQGVLDSVETICAEVIDGFCQDGEADLVQVFSQPFPLLIICDMMGIPRSEFETVLTATNVILGGGDPEYMGDGDPLEALFTAGMALTALMGELAEERRANPTDDLTSKLVHNDVGEDMLDPSEIAPFFILLAVAGNDTTRTAISHGMNLLGLNPDQRRLWQNDLDGIGPTAVEEVVRVASPVTYMRRTATRDLSLSGQDFVEGDKVVLMYASANRDPRIFDHPETFDVRRDPNPHLGFGGPGPHFCLGAHLARREVSVAFRQLLTRLPDIEVCGDPVPLQTMGMPLVGGIKSLPVRFTPTEPVGS; via the coding sequence ATGACCGCATCGATGCGACTGGCGCAGCCAGAGTTTTGGAATCGTCAGCTGGCCGAACGCATGGCTGAAATGGCCGAGATCCGGGAGCGGGGGCCATTCGCCCACACGTCCTACATCAACCCGCTCACCGCGGAGACCGAGTCGTTCTACGCTGCCACCCGCTACGACGAGGTCGTCGAGATCTCCAAGCGGCCCAAGGACTTCTGTTCCGGCAAGGGCGCAGTGTCCGTGCCCGACATGCCGGAGGAGGCACTGAACTTCTTCGGTTCGTTCATCAACATGGATGATCCCCGCCATGCCCGCCAGCGCGGCATCGTGGCCCGCTCGTTTACACCCAGGCAGTTGCAGGGGGTGCTGGACTCGGTGGAGACGATCTGTGCCGAGGTGATCGACGGCTTCTGCCAGGACGGCGAGGCCGACCTGGTGCAGGTCTTCTCCCAGCCGTTCCCATTGCTGATCATCTGCGACATGATGGGTATCCCGCGTAGCGAGTTCGAGACGGTGCTCACCGCCACCAACGTGATTCTGGGCGGTGGCGACCCCGAGTACATGGGCGACGGCGACCCGCTGGAGGCGCTGTTCACAGCGGGCATGGCGCTCACTGCGCTGATGGGCGAACTGGCCGAGGAACGCCGTGCCAACCCCACCGACGATCTCACCTCCAAGCTGGTGCACAACGACGTTGGCGAGGACATGCTGGACCCGTCGGAGATCGCACCGTTCTTCATCCTGCTGGCAGTTGCCGGCAACGACACCACCCGCACCGCAATCAGCCACGGTATGAACCTGCTGGGGCTCAACCCCGACCAGCGCCGGCTGTGGCAAAACGACCTGGACGGCATCGGCCCCACAGCGGTGGAGGAGGTGGTGCGGGTGGCCTCGCCGGTCACCTACATGCGGCGAACCGCCACGCGAGACCTCAGCCTGTCGGGCCAGGACTTTGTGGAGGGCGACAAGGTGGTGCTGATGTACGCGTCAGCCAATCGCGACCCACGAATTTTCGATCATCCCGAGACGTTTGACGTGCGACGTGACCCCAACCCCCACCTGGGTTTTGGTGGCCCCGGACCGCATTTCTGTTTGGGTGCCCATCTGGCCCGCAGGGAGGTATCGGTGGCGTTTCGACAACTGTTGACCCGCCTGCCCGATATCGAAGTCTGCGGCGACCCGGTACCGTTGCAGACGATGGGCATGCCGCTGGTGGGTGGCATCAAATCGCTGCCGGTTCGTTTCACCCCCACCGAACCCGTCGGTTCGTAG
- a CDS encoding encapsulin-associated ferritin-like protein → MAGSSAELHEDPARLSEGTIDRHRVIVSLMEELEAVDWYDQRVEATTDESLAELLAHNRDEEKEHAAMNLEWLRRHDPGLDEQLCTYLFTDRPLLTVEEASEDGTDEDPAEGHRLPTNGPSGLGIGGMKGLESP, encoded by the coding sequence ATGGCCGGATCCAGTGCAGAGCTCCACGAAGACCCCGCCCGACTGTCGGAGGGCACCATCGACCGACATCGGGTAATCGTGTCGTTGATGGAGGAGCTCGAGGCGGTCGATTGGTACGACCAACGGGTGGAGGCCACCACCGACGAGTCGCTGGCCGAACTGCTCGCCCACAACCGGGACGAGGAGAAGGAACACGCAGCGATGAACCTGGAGTGGCTCCGACGCCACGACCCGGGTTTGGACGAGCAGCTGTGCACCTACCTCTTCACCGACCGCCCCCTGCTGACGGTCGAAGAAGCATCCGAAGACGGCACCGATGAAGATCCTGCCGAAGGCCACCGCCTCCCCACCAACGGGCCCAGCGGCCTCGGTATCGGCGGGATGAAAGGACTGGAATCACCATGA
- a CDS encoding family 1 encapsulin nanocompartment shell protein: MNRLHRELAPISDSAWAALDAEAADNLRVFLAARRLMDFHGPTGATCLPTGRVEQVINGDVSVARLVTVEMFEFNTRFTMNRTELEALERGAVDVDFDPLREAARGIANAEDNLVFHGVEGTATRGIRTAAPHEVVPIPPDYTEYPVAVAEAVSILREAGVGGPYGLALGPRCYRGVMESTDQGGLVVDHLRTITGGPLVWAPTIDGALLLSMQGGDHHLEASFDVALGYRNHDADAVELFLTETVGFRLDGDDAAVALAHGD, translated from the coding sequence ATGAACCGGCTACATCGAGAACTTGCCCCGATCTCCGACTCAGCCTGGGCGGCACTGGATGCCGAGGCGGCGGACAACCTGCGCGTGTTTCTGGCCGCCCGACGGTTGATGGACTTCCATGGCCCAACCGGAGCCACCTGTCTGCCAACCGGCCGGGTGGAGCAGGTGATCAACGGCGACGTCAGCGTGGCCCGGCTGGTCACGGTGGAAATGTTCGAGTTCAACACCCGCTTCACGATGAACCGCACCGAACTCGAGGCGCTTGAACGAGGTGCCGTCGACGTTGACTTCGATCCGCTGCGGGAGGCCGCGCGAGGTATCGCAAATGCTGAGGACAACCTGGTGTTTCACGGGGTCGAGGGCACAGCAACGAGGGGGATCCGCACGGCCGCGCCACACGAGGTTGTGCCCATCCCCCCCGATTACACCGAGTATCCCGTTGCAGTGGCGGAGGCGGTATCAATCCTGCGAGAGGCCGGGGTGGGCGGCCCCTACGGGCTGGCACTCGGACCTCGTTGCTACCGAGGGGTGATGGAATCGACCGACCAGGGCGGCCTCGTGGTGGACCATCTGCGGACAATCACCGGCGGGCCGCTGGTGTGGGCGCCCACCATCGATGGCGCGCTCCTGCTCTCGATGCAGGGCGGCGACCACCATCTTGAGGCATCGTTCGACGTGGCCTTGGGCTACCGCAACCACGACGCCGACGCGGTGGAGCTTTTTCTCACCGAGACCGTCGGCTTTCGGTTGGATGGCGATGATGCCGCCGTTGCCCTGGCACATGGTGACTGA
- a CDS encoding class I SAM-dependent methyltransferase: MVETSKWVEITDADPTHSQRYIDRFAKMAEEGRDLAGEARFADAMVPRGARVLDAGCGPGRVGSQLVALGHQVVGVDVDPVLIAEAQRVCPSATWLVGDLAELDLEARGVAGGFDAILCAGNVMTFLAPSTRGQVLVHLGRHLAEGGRLVVGFGADRGYEFEEFRRHAEEAHLAETLAFGTWDLRPFTAASDFLISVLGRAVSSSPPTADQAA, from the coding sequence ATGGTTGAAACCAGCAAGTGGGTCGAGATCACCGACGCAGACCCAACCCACTCCCAGCGGTACATCGATCGCTTCGCCAAGATGGCGGAGGAGGGGAGGGACCTGGCCGGCGAGGCTCGTTTTGCCGATGCCATGGTGCCGCGAGGAGCGCGCGTTCTCGACGCAGGTTGTGGACCTGGACGGGTCGGTTCGCAGTTGGTGGCGCTGGGCCATCAGGTCGTCGGCGTGGACGTCGATCCGGTGTTGATCGCCGAGGCCCAGCGAGTGTGCCCGTCGGCGACCTGGCTGGTGGGCGACCTGGCAGAACTGGATCTGGAGGCTCGCGGGGTCGCGGGGGGTTTTGACGCAATTCTGTGCGCCGGCAACGTGATGACGTTTCTGGCGCCCAGCACGCGGGGCCAGGTGCTCGTGCATCTGGGCCGACACCTGGCAGAGGGGGGTCGGCTGGTGGTGGGCTTCGGCGCCGATCGCGGCTACGAGTTTGAGGAGTTTCGCCGTCATGCCGAGGAGGCGCACCTGGCGGAGACCTTGGCGTTTGGAACCTGGGACCTCCGTCCGTTCACCGCAGCGTCAGACTTTTTGATCTCCGTGCTCGGTCGGGCGGTGTCGTCATCGCCTCCGACCGCCGATCAGGCGGCCTGA
- a CDS encoding DUF2231 domain-containing protein: protein MKKFSFAPTLTLKGRKFKGPRGWSGKPSHPPLTDIPIAAYIIAAGFDVVSTAVGDDTGWAAELWHAGTWLFIAGAAVSVFAALTGLADARDSSEAGTQARRTINAHAGIMITVTVLALANLAWRLSQYNTATATPAAIAVLSVVIAALVSVGATFGGALVFEYGFNVETAGDHPVWHQSEDDVFPGED from the coding sequence ATGAAGAAGTTTTCGTTCGCGCCAACACTGACCCTGAAGGGCCGGAAGTTCAAAGGACCCCGCGGCTGGTCGGGCAAACCGAGCCACCCGCCCCTGACCGACATCCCCATCGCTGCGTACATCATCGCAGCGGGCTTCGACGTCGTCTCAACCGCCGTCGGCGACGACACCGGCTGGGCGGCGGAACTCTGGCACGCTGGCACCTGGCTGTTCATCGCCGGAGCCGCCGTGTCGGTGTTCGCAGCGCTCACCGGCCTGGCCGATGCCCGAGACTCATCCGAGGCGGGCACCCAGGCCCGACGGACGATCAACGCCCACGCCGGGATCATGATCACCGTCACGGTGCTGGCGTTGGCAAACTTGGCGTGGCGCCTGAGCCAGTACAACACCGCGACCGCCACACCCGCCGCCATCGCCGTGCTTTCGGTGGTGATTGCAGCACTGGTGTCGGTCGGCGCCACCTTCGGCGGTGCCTTGGTCTTTGAGTACGGCTTCAACGTGGAGACCGCCGGCGATCACCCCGTGTGGCATCAGTCCGAGGACGATGTCTTCCCCGGCGAGGACTGA
- a CDS encoding isopenicillin N synthase family dioxygenase codes for MSDFTHVPIVDLSGRAGDEAERRALAEHLRGICHEIGFVVVTGHGLGSSTIDDVFTLMDRFFALPADNKALIDKARSPHFRGWEAVGAEQTNNRRDIREQIDLWSEWPEHQGDGPAYLNLLGPNQWMPEELLPGSRRVMGRWFDELGALANDLLGLLSMGLGLSEDHLVTYFGDTPMSLTKLINYPPTPQGQAGVNAHHDTGFLTLLATGEVPGLQVQNSAGEWVDVPPHPDGLVVNLGELLQAMTGNYFVATAHRVIAPRRRRSAAYFHGPSLDARLDPLPLDESFAATVAASERHVSAGFMAQRDETDAGVADMASRHRPDTYGEQLWNYFARSYPNLMARYASTGTVVQSSPGKTSSSD; via the coding sequence ATGTCCGACTTCACCCACGTCCCCATCGTCGACCTGTCCGGCCGAGCCGGTGATGAAGCCGAGCGGCGGGCACTGGCCGAGCATCTGCGCGGGATCTGTCACGAGATCGGGTTTGTCGTCGTCACCGGGCACGGGCTCGGGTCCTCGACGATCGACGACGTGTTCACGCTGATGGACCGGTTCTTTGCACTTCCGGCAGACAACAAGGCGCTGATCGACAAGGCGCGCTCGCCGCACTTTCGGGGTTGGGAGGCCGTCGGCGCCGAGCAGACCAACAATCGACGTGACATCCGCGAGCAGATCGACCTGTGGTCCGAGTGGCCAGAACACCAGGGCGACGGGCCTGCCTATCTCAACCTGCTGGGCCCCAACCAGTGGATGCCCGAGGAACTGCTCCCCGGAAGCCGTCGGGTGATGGGGCGATGGTTTGATGAACTCGGTGCGTTGGCGAACGATCTGCTCGGTCTGCTGTCCATGGGGTTGGGGCTTTCGGAGGATCACCTGGTGACCTATTTCGGCGACACCCCGATGTCGCTGACCAAGCTGATCAATTATCCGCCCACGCCGCAGGGACAGGCCGGGGTCAACGCCCACCACGACACAGGGTTTCTCACCTTGCTGGCCACCGGTGAGGTGCCTGGGTTACAGGTGCAGAATTCGGCGGGGGAGTGGGTGGACGTGCCGCCCCATCCAGATGGCCTGGTGGTCAACCTGGGGGAACTGTTGCAGGCCATGACCGGCAACTACTTCGTGGCCACCGCCCACCGGGTGATTGCGCCCCGACGGCGTCGTTCCGCCGCCTATTTTCACGGCCCGTCGCTTGATGCCCGGCTGGACCCGCTGCCGCTCGACGAGTCGTTCGCGGCAACGGTGGCCGCAAGCGAGCGGCACGTGAGCGCCGGGTTCATGGCCCAGCGCGACGAGACCGATGCCGGTGTGGCCGACATGGCCAGCCGACATCGGCCCGATACCTACGGCGAACAGCTGTGGAACTACTTCGCACGCAGCTACCCCAACCTGATGGCTCGGTACGCTTCCACGGGCACGGTCGTTCAGTCCTCGCCGGGGAAGACATCGTCCTCGGACTGA
- a CDS encoding ArsR/SmtB family transcription factor — translation MTTATDLHSDGCQVRMVDPDRVATTKEFLINSAEARRLADGFKLLGEPSRLRILYALYEADELCVCDLAAAVGVTETVVSHSMRLLRAAGIVANRRDGRVVYYRLDDAHVRMLLQVSRAHDAHRPGADAEAVV, via the coding sequence ATGACAACTGCAACCGACCTGCACTCCGACGGCTGCCAGGTTCGCATGGTCGACCCCGACCGGGTGGCCACCACCAAGGAGTTCCTCATCAACTCCGCCGAGGCCCGACGATTGGCTGACGGATTCAAGTTGCTGGGCGAGCCCAGCCGGCTTCGCATCCTCTACGCACTGTACGAAGCAGACGAGCTCTGCGTGTGCGACCTGGCGGCAGCGGTGGGGGTGACCGAAACGGTTGTGTCGCACTCGATGCGGCTGCTGCGCGCAGCAGGCATCGTGGCCAACCGACGTGACGGTCGCGTGGTCTATTACCGGCTCGATGACGCCCACGTGCGCATGCTGCTCCAGGTGTCCCGTGCCCACGACGCCCACCGGCCCGGCGCCGACGCTGAGGCCGTTGTTTGA